In a genomic window of Thiosocius teredinicola:
- the mobB gene encoding molybdopterin-guanine dinucleotide biosynthesis protein B, translating to MNTSALQIPVLGFVAYSGTGKTTLLTKVVPLLRDQGLRLAVIKHSHHDFEIDKPGKDSHRLREAGAQQVLLASPYRTFWVTEGDGASEPVLADLVARLDLSILDLVLVEGFRQEAIAKIEVHRPSLATPLLCTDDERVIAVASDSPLSQEISIPCLPLNEPEKVATFVGDWLRSVS from the coding sequence ATGAACACAAGCGCTTTGCAGATCCCGGTGCTGGGTTTTGTTGCCTATTCCGGCACGGGTAAAACCACCTTGTTGACGAAAGTCGTTCCGCTGTTGCGCGATCAAGGCCTACGGCTCGCCGTCATCAAACATTCGCACCATGACTTCGAGATAGACAAACCCGGCAAGGACTCGCACCGCTTGCGCGAAGCGGGGGCGCAGCAGGTGCTGCTGGCTTCGCCTTACCGCACCTTCTGGGTAACCGAAGGGGATGGGGCGAGCGAGCCGGTATTGGCGGATCTGGTTGCGAGGTTGGATCTGAGTATCCTGGATCTCGTGTTGGTCGAAGGATTCCGGCAAGAGGCGATCGCCAAGATCGAGGTGCATCGTCCGAGCCTTGCCACTCCGCTGCTGTGCACGGACGACGAACGGGTGATTGCGGTCGCGAGCGATAGTCCCTTGTCTCAGGAAATATCGATTCCCTGCCTGCCGTTGAATGAGCCTGAAAAGGTCGCGACGTTTGTCGGCGATTGGCTGCGATCGGTTAGCTGA
- a CDS encoding putative bifunctional diguanylate cyclase/phosphodiesterase produces MTSRSRESGLLMVAVLTVCGYLLAGGEALERVDHLIYDHFLSAQQYHADERIVIVAVDDSSLKRLGRWPWSRARHAQLLDRLTAMQARAVGFDILFSESQSSDPEADWQFAEAMARNGKTIMAVAPSNPLPNSAITEVMPLPIFAAEAAGIGHVDIEVDTDGVCRSFYLFAGLGEPHWPSFALALLRVGGENVTPDYDPKLIDARGPSLGWTRSGRYFVPFDPSDDALEVIPYHKVLNDDAVAARIKDKFVIVGSTATGLGDVISTPVSTNHQRMPGVELTAHILSGLLQEQLVRQMDGLTYRVLTVILVGLAALWMVSVSFPVAMLSFVTSVAGILAFTALWLFVGHQWFPPAAAIAPLVIGLPVWGAWSLLAEKQINRSLTDRMQHQALHHSTTDLPNQYVLEERLRKLSSGTADGDPVAALMIVHTKWPGGINNLVGHSSGDRLLRAVARRLSDAVRTDDLVAHLNGDDFAVLIQNLTDPDSALRIAHNLMTALQQPVEVDNKQIFLSPRMGLSLWPRDGQDGNTLLRNAYIAMYRARVEQSGMTCVYSEAIAEEVQAHSQLEQALVSAMERGEFEVYYQPQVVTQSGRIVGVEALLRWQNPELGLVYPGTFIPVAEHNGLIQAIGGWVLRTACMQVQRWNEQGLGPLRLAVNLSPLQFADGNIVAEVRSALTESGLDPRSLELEITESALMQNMELATEAMRLLKEEGVKLAIDDFGTGYSSLSNLQHFPLDRIKIDQSFTREINNNPNVREITLTIITMAKKLRLEVIAEGVETESQADFLGQHGCDELQGYFFGHPLPAVELADLLDASAAGRPVKAGQPGKSTLNTNL; encoded by the coding sequence TTGACAAGCCGGTCCCGCGAAAGCGGGTTGTTGATGGTCGCCGTGCTGACTGTCTGCGGCTACCTGCTCGCCGGCGGCGAGGCATTGGAACGCGTAGATCACCTGATCTACGATCATTTTCTCAGTGCACAGCAGTACCACGCCGATGAACGCATCGTCATCGTCGCCGTCGATGACAGCAGCCTGAAGCGGCTCGGCCGATGGCCCTGGTCGCGCGCACGCCACGCGCAATTGCTCGACCGTCTGACCGCCATGCAGGCCCGCGCAGTCGGCTTCGACATCCTGTTCTCCGAATCCCAATCGAGCGACCCCGAAGCCGATTGGCAATTCGCCGAGGCCATGGCACGCAACGGCAAGACCATCATGGCGGTCGCGCCAAGCAACCCGCTGCCGAACTCTGCGATCACCGAAGTCATGCCGCTGCCGATCTTTGCGGCGGAGGCAGCCGGTATCGGCCACGTCGATATCGAGGTGGATACCGATGGCGTGTGCCGCAGCTTCTACCTGTTCGCCGGTCTCGGTGAACCGCATTGGCCGTCGTTCGCGTTGGCGCTGTTGCGCGTCGGCGGCGAGAACGTCACGCCCGACTACGATCCCAAATTGATCGATGCGCGCGGGCCGAGTCTCGGCTGGACTCGCTCGGGCCGGTACTTCGTACCGTTCGATCCGAGCGACGACGCGCTCGAGGTCATCCCCTATCACAAGGTTCTGAACGACGACGCCGTCGCGGCACGCATCAAAGACAAATTCGTTATCGTCGGTTCGACCGCTACCGGCCTGGGCGATGTGATCTCGACACCGGTATCGACGAATCACCAGCGAATGCCCGGCGTAGAGCTGACCGCGCACATCTTGAGCGGTTTGCTGCAGGAACAGCTCGTCCGCCAGATGGATGGCCTGACGTACAGGGTGCTGACAGTCATCCTGGTCGGCCTGGCCGCACTGTGGATGGTCTCGGTCAGCTTCCCGGTCGCCATGTTGAGCTTCGTTACCAGCGTCGCCGGCATCCTGGCATTCACCGCGCTGTGGCTGTTCGTCGGCCACCAGTGGTTTCCCCCGGCAGCGGCGATCGCGCCGCTGGTGATCGGCCTGCCGGTATGGGGCGCCTGGTCACTGTTGGCCGAAAAACAGATCAACCGCTCGCTGACCGACCGCATGCAGCACCAGGCGCTGCATCACTCGACGACCGACCTGCCCAATCAGTATGTGTTGGAAGAACGCCTGCGCAAGCTGAGTTCCGGCACGGCCGACGGCGACCCAGTCGCCGCGCTGATGATCGTCCATACCAAGTGGCCGGGCGGCATCAATAATCTGGTCGGCCATTCATCCGGCGACCGCTTGTTGCGCGCCGTTGCCCGCAGGCTCAGCGACGCGGTCCGCACGGACGACCTGGTGGCGCATCTCAACGGCGACGACTTCGCCGTGCTGATACAGAATCTGACCGATCCCGACAGTGCGCTGCGCATCGCTCACAACCTGATGACCGCCTTGCAGCAACCGGTCGAGGTCGATAACAAACAGATCTTCCTGTCGCCGCGCATGGGACTGAGCCTGTGGCCGCGCGACGGCCAGGACGGCAACACCCTGCTACGCAATGCCTACATCGCGATGTACCGCGCGCGCGTCGAGCAATCCGGGATGACCTGCGTCTATTCCGAAGCGATTGCCGAAGAGGTGCAGGCGCACTCGCAGCTCGAACAGGCGCTGGTCTCGGCGATGGAACGCGGCGAGTTCGAGGTCTATTACCAACCCCAGGTGGTCACTCAGTCCGGACGCATCGTCGGTGTCGAGGCGCTATTGCGCTGGCAGAATCCCGAACTCGGGCTGGTGTATCCCGGCACCTTCATTCCCGTCGCCGAACACAACGGCTTGATCCAGGCCATTGGCGGTTGGGTACTGCGAACTGCCTGCATGCAGGTGCAGCGCTGGAACGAACAGGGGCTCGGTCCGCTGCGACTTGCGGTCAACCTTTCGCCGCTGCAGTTCGCCGACGGCAATATCGTGGCCGAGGTGCGCTCGGCCTTGACCGAAAGCGGACTCGACCCACGCAGCCTTGAACTGGAGATCACCGAGAGCGCGCTGATGCAGAACATGGAGCTGGCAACCGAGGCCATGCGCCTGCTGAAAGAGGAAGGCGTGAAACTGGCGATCGACGACTTCGGCACTGGCTACTCGTCGCTGAGCAATCTGCAACACTTCCCACTCGACCGCATCAAGATCGACCAGTCGTTCACGCGCGAGATCAACAACAACCCGAACGTTCGGGAGATCACATTGACCATCATCACGATGGCAAAGAAGCTGCGCCTCGAGGTCATCGCCGAGGGTGTCGAAACCGAGTCACAGGCGGACTTTCTCGGCCAGCATGGCTGCGACGAACTGCAGGGTTACTTCTTTGGTCACCCGTTGCCTGCAGTGGAACTGGCCGACCTGCTCGACGCCAGTGCCGCGGGCCGACCCGTCAAAGCGGGGCAACCCGGAAAAAGCACGCTCAACACCAATCTCTGA